A single region of the Branchiostoma lanceolatum isolate klBraLanc5 chromosome 1, klBraLanc5.hap2, whole genome shotgun sequence genome encodes:
- the LOC136445599 gene encoding melatonin receptor type 1B-A-like, with protein MVPFGLASSMQLGAFDMDLLANESANQSAHENVSASIADFPGASKAEIVTEVLVLLLIFALTLVGNVALWIVVLRNRDLRKVSNYFILCLNESVDFIEDVSNYFILCLSGADILVIALNLPFTVTAVLQAGWLLGDTFCQVLGFVNMVTFVTSTTSLAAISVNR; from the exons ATGG TTCCCTTCGGACTTGCCAGCAGCATGCAGCTCGGTGCGTTCGACATGGATCTCCTCGCTAACGAGTCTGCGAACCAGAGCGCTCACGAGAACGTTTCGGCGTCCATCGCTGATTTTCCCGGAGCCTCCAAAGCGGAGATTGTCACGGAAGTCCTGGTCCTTCTCCTGATCTTCGCCCTGACGTTAGTGGGGAACGTCGCGTTGTGGATCGTCGTGCTCAGAAACAGAGATCTCCGCAAG GTGTCCAACTACTTCATCCTGTGCCTGAATGAAAGTGTGGACTTTATCGAggat GTCTCCAACTACTTCATCCTGTGCCTGAGCGGGGCTGACATCCTGGTCATCGCGCTGAACCTCCCCTTCACGGTGACGGCAGTCCTGCAGGCGGGCTGGCTCCTCGGAGACACCTTCTGCCAGGTGCTGGGCTTCGTCAACATGGTGACGTTTGTCACAAGCACCACATCCCTGGCCGCCATCAGCGTGAACAGGTAG